From a region of the Pseudoxanthomonas sp. X-1 genome:
- a CDS encoding flagellar motor protein translates to MDKLSLVGAILALVALLLGSVLKGAGIESLWSPAAFVIVVIGTFAAIMLQTHMSTFLLAFKLVKWVFMPPSQDRAGVLAKIVEWSNTARKQGLLGLEAQVKEQDDAFIKKGLQMVVDGIEPESIRNVLETDMHHQQTRDTAAAKVFEGMGIYAPTLGIIGAVLGLIAVMKNLADPSKLGHGIGAAFTATIYGIGMANLMFLPVAAKLKALIAEQNESREMILEGLIAIAQGENPRNIESRLSVYVAH, encoded by the coding sequence ATGGACAAGCTCAGCCTCGTTGGTGCCATTCTCGCGCTGGTCGCGCTGCTGCTCGGCAGCGTGCTCAAGGGCGCCGGCATCGAAAGCCTGTGGTCGCCGGCCGCGTTCGTGATCGTGGTCATCGGCACCTTCGCCGCGATCATGCTGCAGACCCACATGTCCACCTTCCTGCTGGCATTCAAGCTGGTCAAATGGGTGTTCATGCCGCCCTCGCAGGATCGCGCCGGGGTGCTGGCCAAGATCGTCGAGTGGTCCAACACCGCGCGCAAGCAGGGCCTGCTGGGCCTGGAGGCGCAGGTCAAGGAGCAGGACGACGCCTTCATCAAGAAGGGCCTGCAGATGGTGGTCGACGGCATCGAGCCCGAGTCGATCCGTAACGTGCTGGAAACCGACATGCATCACCAGCAGACCCGCGACACCGCCGCAGCCAAGGTGTTCGAGGGCATGGGCATCTACGCGCCGACCCTGGGCATCATCGGCGCGGTGCTGGGCCTGATCGCGGTGATGAAGAACCTGGCCGACCCGTCCAAGCTCGGCCATGGCATCGGCGCGGCGTTCACCGCTACCATCTACGGCATCGGCATGGCCAACCTGATGTTCCTGCCGGTGGCCGCCAAGCTCAAGGCCCTGATCGCCGAACAGAACGAATCGCGTGAGATGATCCTGGAAGGGCTGATCGCCATCGCCCAGGGCGAGAACCCACGCAACATCGAATCCCGCCTCTCCGTCTACGTCGCGCACTAG
- a CDS encoding MinD/ParA family protein: MQSPDPRAPRMPRVIAVASGKGGVGKTTTSINLAAAMVNAGQRTLLLDTDLGLANADVMLGLSPRFTLSDVFAGKCTLADTLLEGPGGLLVVPAASGKQHMAQLSPAEHTGLIHAFSELDVPLDVMVIDNAAGIADGVLTFCQAAHDVVVVVCDEPASMTDAYALIKVLGRDRGVRRVHVLANQVGDATEGPALFAKLERVVSRFLDITLNYLGAVPRDEWLRRAVQRQETVVDAFPSAPSAIAFRDIARRARQWQQPTAPRGHVEFFLERLVGQPAEGSPA, translated from the coding sequence ATGCAGTCGCCTGATCCGCGCGCCCCGCGCATGCCCCGCGTCATCGCCGTGGCCAGCGGCAAGGGCGGCGTGGGCAAGACCACGACCTCGATCAACCTGGCCGCGGCCATGGTCAACGCCGGCCAGCGCACGCTGCTGCTGGACACCGACCTGGGGCTGGCCAACGCCGATGTGATGCTGGGGCTGTCCCCACGCTTCACCCTGTCCGACGTGTTCGCCGGCAAGTGCACGCTGGCCGACACGCTGCTGGAAGGCCCGGGTGGCCTGCTGGTGGTGCCGGCCGCCTCGGGCAAGCAGCACATGGCCCAGCTGTCGCCGGCCGAGCACACTGGCCTGATCCACGCCTTCTCCGAGCTGGACGTGCCGCTGGACGTGATGGTGATCGACAACGCCGCCGGCATCGCCGATGGCGTCCTGACCTTCTGCCAGGCCGCGCACGACGTGGTGGTGGTGGTCTGCGACGAGCCGGCCTCGATGACCGACGCCTATGCGCTGATCAAGGTCCTGGGCCGCGACCGCGGCGTGCGCCGCGTGCACGTGCTGGCCAACCAGGTCGGCGATGCCACCGAGGGCCCGGCGCTGTTCGCCAAGCTCGAGCGCGTGGTCAGCCGCTTCCTGGACATCACCCTGAACTACCTCGGCGCGGTCCCGCGCGACGAATGGCTGCGCCGCGCCGTGCAGCGCCAGGAGACGGTGGTCGACGCCTTCCCCTCGGCGCCCTCGGCCATCGCCTTCCGCGACATCGCCCGCCGCGCGCGGCAGTGGCAGCAGCCCACCGCGCCGCGCGGCCACGTCGAGTTCTTCCTTGAACGCCTGGTCGGCCAGCCCGCCGAAGGGAGCCCGGCATGA
- a CDS encoding ParA family protein, whose protein sequence is MQTWAIANQKGGVGKTTTTLCLARCLAQAGRHVLIVDMDPHASMTRAFNVPRHPVPSGTHELFGPGAPTADALARTTPIDGLRLLAAQPALATLERRSASQPGLGMALQRALAGVVDLYDAVLLDCPPTLGLLMVNALAAADALIVPTQTDPLALHGLADMLHTAEMVETSRRRPLPRFVLPTLYDGRTTLGTQSLELMHGLYAGRVWPQAIPMDARLRDARALASAAPMTGPGADAYRQALAWLQSQPPLSAAQSQAA, encoded by the coding sequence ATGCAGACCTGGGCGATCGCCAACCAGAAGGGCGGCGTGGGCAAGACCACGACCACCCTGTGCCTGGCGCGCTGCCTGGCGCAGGCGGGCCGGCACGTGCTGATCGTGGACATGGATCCGCACGCCTCGATGACGCGCGCGTTCAATGTTCCGCGCCACCCGGTGCCCAGCGGAACCCACGAACTGTTCGGCCCCGGCGCACCCACGGCCGATGCGCTGGCCCGCACCACGCCCATCGACGGCCTGCGCCTGCTCGCCGCGCAGCCCGCGCTGGCCACGCTGGAACGCCGCAGCGCCAGCCAGCCGGGCCTGGGCATGGCGCTGCAGCGCGCGCTGGCCGGCGTGGTCGACCTGTACGACGCCGTGCTGCTCGACTGCCCGCCCACGCTGGGCCTGCTGATGGTCAACGCGCTGGCCGCGGCCGACGCGCTGATCGTGCCGACCCAGACCGATCCGCTGGCCCTGCACGGCCTGGCCGACATGCTGCATACCGCCGAGATGGTCGAGACCTCGCGCCGCCGGCCGCTGCCGCGGTTCGTGCTGCCCACGCTGTACGACGGCCGCACCACCCTGGGCACGCAGAGCCTGGAGCTGATGCACGGGCTGTACGCCGGGCGCGTGTGGCCGCAGGCCATCCCGATGGACGCCCGCCTGCGCGATGCCCGCGCGCTGGCCTCGGCCGCGCCCATGACCGGTCCCGGCGCCGACGCCTACCGCCAGGCGCTGGCCTGGCTGCAGAGCCAGCCGCCGCTGTCGGCCGCCCAGAGCCAGGCCGCGTGA
- a CDS encoding RNA polymerase sigma factor FliA, translating to MNLMATAQYRAHQQGSPAEIVERHGELVRRIAHHLAARLPASVEIDDLVQAGMLGLIDAARNYQNDQGATFETYASIRIRGAMIDEMRRGDWTPRSVHRSYREMVSAVRQVEQATGRAATAAQVAAVMQIPLDEYHHLVEDAARGQITSLDAHIDEHDGEARLASADGATPARAFEQGAFREALAEAIAGLPEREALVLSLYYEQELNLREIGAVLSVSESRVCQIHGQAVIRLRARLGEWKREPAEID from the coding sequence ATGAACCTCATGGCCACCGCCCAGTACCGCGCCCATCAGCAGGGCTCGCCCGCGGAGATCGTCGAGCGTCACGGCGAACTGGTGCGCCGCATCGCCCACCATCTGGCCGCGCGCCTGCCGGCCAGCGTGGAGATCGACGACCTGGTCCAGGCCGGCATGCTGGGCCTGATCGACGCGGCCCGGAACTACCAGAACGACCAGGGCGCGACCTTCGAGACCTACGCCTCCATCCGCATCCGCGGCGCGATGATCGACGAGATGCGCAGGGGCGACTGGACCCCGCGCTCGGTGCACCGCAGCTATCGCGAGATGGTGTCCGCCGTGCGCCAGGTCGAGCAGGCGACCGGCCGCGCGGCCACCGCCGCGCAGGTGGCCGCGGTCATGCAGATCCCGCTGGACGAGTACCACCACCTGGTCGAGGACGCCGCCCGCGGCCAGATCACCAGCCTGGATGCGCACATCGACGAACACGACGGCGAGGCCCGCCTGGCCAGCGCCGACGGCGCCACCCCCGCCCGCGCCTTCGAGCAGGGCGCCTTCCGCGAGGCGCTGGCCGAGGCCATCGCCGGCCTGCCCGAGCGCGAGGCGCTGGTGCTCTCGCTGTACTACGAGCAGGAACTCAACCTGCGCGAGATCGGTGCGGTCCTGTCGGTCAGCGAATCGCGCGTCTGCCAGATCCACGGCCAGGCCGTGATCCGCCTGCGCGCCCGCCTGGGCGAATGGAAGCGCGAACCGGCGGAGATCGACTGA
- the motD gene encoding flagellar motor protein MotD produces MARKHQHEDHVNHEAWAIPMGDLMTLLLAFFVVMYAISSVNEGKFRAVSDALNAEFGGPPRSVSPVQLGRHQLLGSSFDRPSLATSAARIGPAPASQLMQAKMRQALDAPRYGQSTVGMTPTAFNAAAGQGAGPGGLGGGQLGAVGENIQAVLSDLVAKHQVTVRRGENYLEVEIQSDILFSSGVATPNAVAAVTVQRVAEVLRDVPNAVRVEGYTDDQPIATAQFASNWELSAARAASVVHVLTQTGVSPARLAVVGYGQFQPIADNTTAQGRNANRRVVLVILAAPNGGRPRGPDSVSPDMLQTPPSTPVAVTPLPANVEAAG; encoded by the coding sequence ATGGCGCGCAAGCACCAGCACGAAGACCACGTCAACCATGAGGCCTGGGCGATCCCCATGGGCGATCTCATGACGTTGCTGCTGGCCTTCTTCGTGGTGATGTACGCGATCTCCTCGGTCAACGAGGGCAAGTTCCGCGCGGTGTCAGACGCGCTCAACGCCGAGTTCGGCGGCCCGCCGCGCTCGGTCTCGCCGGTCCAGCTGGGCAGGCACCAGCTGCTGGGATCCTCCTTCGACCGGCCCTCGCTGGCGACCTCGGCCGCGCGCATCGGCCCGGCCCCGGCCAGCCAGCTGATGCAGGCCAAGATGCGACAGGCGCTGGACGCCCCGCGCTACGGCCAGTCCACCGTCGGCATGACCCCGACCGCGTTCAACGCCGCGGCCGGCCAGGGCGCGGGCCCGGGCGGGCTGGGCGGCGGCCAGCTGGGCGCGGTGGGCGAGAACATCCAGGCCGTGCTCTCCGACCTGGTGGCCAAGCACCAGGTCACCGTGCGCCGCGGCGAGAACTATCTGGAAGTGGAGATTCAGAGCGACATCCTGTTCTCCAGCGGCGTGGCCACGCCCAATGCCGTGGCCGCGGTCACCGTCCAGCGCGTGGCCGAGGTGCTGCGCGACGTGCCCAATGCGGTGCGCGTGGAGGGCTATACCGATGACCAGCCCATCGCCACGGCGCAGTTCGCCTCCAACTGGGAGCTGTCGGCCGCGCGCGCGGCCAGCGTGGTCCACGTGCTGACCCAGACCGGCGTGTCGCCGGCGCGGCTGGCAGTGGTGGGCTACGGGCAGTTCCAGCCCATCGCCGACAACACTACCGCCCAGGGCCGCAATGCCAATCGCCGCGTGGTGCTGGTGATCCTGGCCGCGCCCAACGGCGGCCGCCCGCGTGGGCCGGATTCGGTCAGCCCCGACATGTTGCAGACCCCGCCGTCCACGCCGGTGGCGGTCACCCCGCTGCCCGCCAACGTGGAGGCCGCCGGTTGA
- the flhF gene encoding flagellar biosynthesis protein FlhF: MNIKSFVASDMRTALRMIRDAQGPDAVILSSRPVAGGIEVVSATGYDQAALARAMRAVGADPADASPAALSALAQQQLPAGIPASVGIPAPAAPLPPVAAAPQPPAAQSDPAAAFAAALHQARPEASGSDSLLARARARLRGQPAEPAPTAAPAPERPAAPEATAQVDVQDFAAALRARLAESEAQATVTLDMTRPAQPINAAPVAPAAAARVEAPVEPARPALSVVPGVEMDPAIVAMREEMARMRALMEAQMEQLALERLRGSPARAAAFDALTGYGCEQALAQAVALRVDPSLPLAEVGAAMLAELADSLTVCASETIDEGGVIALVGPTGAGKTTTAAKLAARFAARHRARDVALITTDCERPGAHEQLQAYGRRLGITVCEARGIGGLQLALEQLADYPLVLVDTTGYAPTDRALFNQILWLRATTKVRSLLVLPANGHAQDMGEVIRRYRPAAPEGLILTKLDETGYLGSALSVAARTAMPIAYTTNGQRIDSDIDAADAAAIAQAMESARRSSDVATHGIETRHAVA; this comes from the coding sequence ATGAACATCAAGAGTTTCGTTGCCAGCGACATGCGCACCGCGCTGCGGATGATCCGCGACGCGCAGGGCCCCGACGCGGTGATCCTGTCCAGCCGGCCGGTGGCCGGCGGCATCGAAGTGGTCTCGGCCACCGGGTACGACCAGGCCGCGCTGGCCCGCGCCATGCGCGCGGTGGGCGCGGATCCGGCCGACGCCAGCCCGGCCGCGCTGTCGGCGCTGGCCCAGCAGCAGCTGCCCGCCGGGATCCCGGCATCCGTCGGAATCCCGGCACCGGCTGCGCCCCTCCCGCCGGTCGCCGCGGCCCCGCAGCCGCCGGCCGCGCAGTCCGATCCGGCCGCCGCCTTCGCCGCGGCGTTGCACCAGGCCCGCCCCGAAGCCAGCGGCTCCGACTCGCTGCTGGCCCGCGCCCGCGCCCGTCTGCGCGGACAGCCGGCCGAACCCGCGCCGACCGCCGCGCCGGCGCCGGAGCGCCCCGCCGCCCCCGAAGCCACCGCCCAGGTCGACGTGCAGGACTTCGCCGCCGCCCTGCGCGCGCGCCTGGCCGAGAGCGAGGCCCAGGCCACCGTCACCCTGGACATGACCCGCCCCGCGCAGCCGATCAACGCGGCGCCCGTGGCCCCGGCCGCCGCTGCGCGCGTCGAGGCGCCGGTCGAACCCGCCCGCCCCGCCCTGTCGGTGGTGCCCGGCGTCGAGATGGACCCCGCCATCGTCGCCATGCGCGAGGAGATGGCCCGCATGCGCGCGCTGATGGAGGCGCAGATGGAGCAGCTCGCGCTCGAGCGCCTGCGCGGTTCGCCGGCACGCGCGGCCGCCTTCGACGCCCTGACCGGCTACGGCTGCGAACAGGCCCTGGCCCAGGCCGTGGCCCTGCGCGTGGATCCGTCGCTGCCGCTGGCCGAGGTCGGCGCGGCGATGCTGGCCGAACTGGCCGACAGCCTCACCGTCTGCGCCAGCGAGACCATCGACGAAGGCGGCGTGATCGCCCTGGTCGGCCCGACCGGCGCCGGCAAGACCACCACCGCGGCCAAGCTGGCCGCGCGCTTCGCCGCCCGCCACCGCGCCCGCGACGTGGCCCTGATCACCACCGACTGCGAGCGCCCCGGCGCGCACGAGCAGCTGCAGGCCTACGGCCGCCGGCTCGGCATCACCGTGTGCGAGGCGCGCGGCATCGGCGGCCTGCAGCTGGCGCTGGAGCAGCTGGCCGACTATCCGCTGGTGCTGGTGGACACCACCGGCTACGCGCCGACCGACCGCGCACTGTTCAACCAGATCCTGTGGCTGCGCGCGACCACCAAGGTGCGCAGCCTGCTGGTGCTGCCGGCCAACGGCCATGCCCAGGACATGGGCGAGGTCATCCGCCGCTATCGCCCGGCCGCGCCGGAAGGGCTGATCCTGACCAAGCTGGACGAGACCGGCTACCTGGGCAGCGCCCTGTCGGTGGCCGCGCGCACCGCCATGCCCATCGCCTACACCACCAACGGCCAGCGCATCGACAGCGACATCGACGCCGCCGACGCCGCCGCCATCGCCCAGGCGATGGAAAGCGCGCGCCGCAGCAGCGATGTGGCCACCCACGGCATCGAGACCCGCCATGCAGTCGCCTGA